Proteins from a genomic interval of Rhodococcoides fascians A25f:
- a CDS encoding FtsW/RodA/SpoVE family cell cycle protein, with translation MSSPTSAGGSFPSPPGGFAPAPIQSNRRGVELLLLGAAVLITTISLVLVEASQEQTITWDLAKYALAYLALMTVAHLAVRRFAPHADPLLLPIVALLNGLGLVLIHRLDLADQQQAQYLGNPIPSPDANQQVLWTTLAIAGFVALLVLLRDYRTLARYGYTVGLAGLILLAIPAMLPSAFSEVNGSKIWIRLPGFSIQPGEFAKILLLIFFASLLVAKRELFTVAGKHVLGMDFPRARDLGPILVVWVVSVAVLVFEKDLGTSLLIFGTVLVMIYIATERVGWLIIGFGLLIVGFLFAYQVFGHVKIRTDTWLHPFDDYNDTGYQIVQSMFSFATGGLAGTGLGSGRPSQVPFAKTDFIIATVGEELGLIGLTAVLILYLLFIIRGMRTALAVRDSFGKLLAAGLSFTIAIQLFVVVGGVTKLIPLTGLTTPYLSYGGSSLLANYLLLALLIKISDAAREPATPKKKPAPAAPIADAPTEMVKRP, from the coding sequence ATGAGTTCCCCTACTTCTGCCGGAGGGTCCTTTCCGAGTCCGCCCGGGGGTTTCGCTCCTGCACCGATCCAATCGAACCGGCGCGGAGTCGAGTTGCTTCTGCTCGGGGCCGCGGTTCTGATCACAACGATCTCGTTGGTGCTGGTCGAGGCCAGCCAGGAACAGACCATCACCTGGGATCTGGCGAAGTACGCGCTCGCGTATCTCGCGCTGATGACGGTGGCGCACTTGGCCGTACGACGCTTCGCGCCTCATGCCGATCCGCTGCTGCTCCCGATCGTGGCTCTCCTCAACGGCCTCGGTCTGGTGCTCATTCACCGACTCGACCTCGCCGATCAGCAGCAGGCGCAGTACCTCGGTAATCCGATCCCTTCACCCGATGCCAACCAGCAGGTGCTGTGGACGACACTGGCGATCGCCGGTTTCGTGGCGTTGCTGGTGCTGCTCCGCGACTACCGCACCCTGGCCCGCTACGGCTACACCGTCGGTCTCGCCGGCCTGATTCTTCTCGCAATCCCGGCGATGCTGCCGTCCGCATTCTCGGAGGTCAACGGGTCGAAGATCTGGATCCGGCTGCCCGGCTTCAGCATTCAGCCCGGTGAGTTCGCGAAAATTCTGCTGCTCATCTTCTTCGCTTCGCTGCTGGTCGCCAAGCGCGAGTTGTTCACCGTCGCGGGCAAGCACGTGCTGGGTATGGATTTCCCGCGCGCCCGCGATCTGGGTCCGATCCTGGTCGTCTGGGTCGTCTCGGTCGCAGTGCTGGTGTTCGAGAAGGACCTCGGCACGTCGCTGTTGATCTTCGGAACCGTGCTGGTGATGATCTACATCGCGACCGAGCGGGTCGGCTGGTTGATCATCGGGTTCGGCCTGCTGATCGTCGGATTCCTGTTCGCGTATCAGGTATTCGGCCACGTCAAGATCCGAACCGATACCTGGCTGCACCCGTTCGACGACTACAACGACACCGGATATCAGATCGTCCAGTCGATGTTCAGCTTCGCCACGGGCGGATTGGCGGGCACCGGCCTCGGAAGCGGACGCCCGTCCCAGGTGCCGTTCGCCAAGACGGACTTCATCATCGCGACCGTCGGCGAAGAGCTCGGCCTCATCGGCCTGACCGCGGTGCTGATCCTGTACCTACTGTTCATCATTCGCGGCATGCGCACCGCGCTGGCCGTCCGGGACAGTTTCGGCAAACTGCTGGCCGCCGGCTTGTCGTTCACCATTGCAATCCAACTGTTCGTCGTCGTCGGCGGCGTCACCAAGCTCATTCCGCTCACCGGCCTCACCACGCCGTATCTGTCCTACGGAGGATCTTCGCTTCTCGCCAACTACCTGCTGCTCGCATTGCTGATCAAGATCTCCGATGCGGCCCGTGAGCCGGCAACCCCCAAGAAGAAGCCCGCTCCTGCAGCACCTATCGCGGACGCTCCGACCGAAATGGTGAAGCGCCCATGA
- a CDS encoding PP2C family protein-serine/threonine phosphatase: MTLVLRYAARSDRGLVRSNNEDSVYAGARLLALADGMGGHAAGEVASQLMIAALAHLDDDEPGEDLLGKLEAATREGNASIADQVEDEPELDGMGTTLTAILFAGKRIGLVHIGDSRAYMLRDGSLTQITRDDTFVQSLVDEGRITAEQAHTHPQRSLIMRALTGNEIEPTLTVREVRAGDRYLLCSDGLSDVVSDETIENTMNEGETGPCADRLIELALRSGGPDNVTVVVADVIDLDYGQSHPILGGAASTEDEEDAPPPNTAAGRAAAMRPPRSTPKRVTTPVVTPEKKSHKLRWTLIALTLVVLAAIGALVANSIIRGNYYVGADNSKVTVLRGLPGSVLGYSLQSVELTGCLDGDGAVTLTAPDAEPADCVPFEIDDLLPAAREQVTAGLPSGSLDDARGQVQRLASGDLLPVCETEPAVTTTPEATPTTTIIPPPGVPLPPTAEPVPEAAPTTTAVPTPTVPQIPGQNCRTGTR; this comes from the coding sequence GTGACCCTCGTTCTCCGCTACGCCGCCCGCAGCGACCGCGGTCTGGTCCGCTCCAACAACGAGGACTCCGTGTACGCCGGAGCTCGACTGTTGGCACTGGCAGACGGTATGGGCGGTCACGCTGCCGGTGAAGTGGCCTCCCAGTTGATGATCGCCGCATTGGCCCACCTCGACGACGACGAGCCGGGTGAGGATCTGCTGGGCAAGCTCGAGGCGGCCACCCGTGAAGGCAACGCGTCCATCGCCGATCAGGTCGAGGACGAGCCCGAGCTCGACGGTATGGGCACCACGTTGACAGCAATCCTGTTCGCGGGCAAGCGAATCGGGCTCGTTCACATCGGTGACTCACGTGCGTACATGCTGCGCGACGGATCGCTCACCCAGATCACCCGCGACGACACCTTCGTCCAATCACTCGTCGACGAAGGCCGCATCACCGCCGAACAGGCGCACACGCACCCGCAGCGATCGCTGATCATGCGTGCCCTCACCGGCAACGAGATCGAGCCGACGCTCACCGTCCGAGAGGTGCGAGCAGGCGACCGCTACCTGCTGTGCTCCGACGGCCTGTCCGATGTCGTCAGCGACGAGACCATCGAGAACACGATGAACGAGGGCGAGACCGGTCCCTGCGCCGATCGTCTCATCGAACTCGCACTGCGCAGCGGTGGACCCGACAACGTGACCGTCGTCGTCGCCGATGTCATCGACCTCGACTACGGACAGAGCCATCCCATCCTCGGTGGCGCCGCCAGTACCGAGGACGAGGAGGACGCTCCTCCCCCCAACACCGCAGCAGGACGCGCCGCGGCGATGCGGCCGCCTCGCTCGACGCCCAAGCGCGTCACCACCCCGGTGGTCACCCCGGAGAAGAAGTCGCACAAGCTGCGCTGGACGCTGATCGCCCTCACCCTGGTGGTCCTCGCCGCAATCGGTGCGCTCGTTGCCAATTCGATCATCAGAGGCAACTACTACGTCGGTGCCGACAACAGCAAGGTCACGGTGCTGCGGGGCCTGCCCGGCTCGGTGCTGGGGTACTCGCTGCAGAGCGTGGAACTGACCGGATGCCTCGACGGCGACGGAGCCGTGACACTGACCGCTCCCGATGCCGAGCCTGCTGACTGCGTTCCTTTCGAGATCGACGACCTTCTGCCCGCCGCCCGCGAGCAGGTCACGGCCGGACTGCCGTCGGGATCCCTCGACGATGCGCGTGGCCAGGTGCAGCGCCTGGCGTCGGGCGACCTGTTGCCTGTCTGCGAGACCGAGCCCGCCGTCACCACCACCCCCGAAGCGACCCCCACGACGACGATCATCCCGCCACCCGGGGTGCCGTTGCCGCCGACCGCGGAACCCGTTCCCGAGGCCGCGCCGACGACCACCGCGGTACCGACACCGACGGTTCCGCAGATTCCCGGCCAGAACTGCAGGACCGGTACTCGATGA
- a CDS encoding FHA domain-containing protein FhaB/FipA: MQGLILQLTRAGFLLLLWFFVWAVLRTLRSDIYAAAGMRVPARYTGGSKVLPSFNKQKVAKYLVVTQGGLAGTRISLGTQPVLIGRADDSTLVLTDDYSSTRHARLSPRGGDWYVEDLGSTNGTYLDRAKVTTAVRVPLGTPVRVGKTVIELRP, from the coding sequence GTGCAGGGATTGATTCTGCAATTGACCAGGGCGGGCTTCCTGCTTCTGCTGTGGTTCTTCGTCTGGGCCGTCCTTCGCACCCTGCGCAGTGACATCTACGCGGCCGCAGGCATGCGAGTACCAGCGCGCTACACCGGTGGCTCCAAAGTTCTTCCGTCGTTCAACAAGCAGAAGGTGGCCAAGTACCTCGTGGTGACCCAGGGCGGTCTCGCCGGAACGCGCATCTCACTCGGTACGCAGCCCGTCCTCATCGGACGTGCAGACGATTCGACTCTCGTTCTGACAGACGACTATTCGTCCACCAGGCATGCCCGTCTCTCACCTCGTGGCGGGGATTGGTACGTCGAGGACCTCGGCTCGACCAACGGGACTTACCTCGACCGAGCCAAGGTGACCACCGCAGTGCGCGTACCCCTGGGAACCCCGGTTCGTGTCGGCAAGACCGTGATCGAGTTGCGCCCGTGA
- a CDS encoding DUF3662 and FHA domain-containing protein, with protein MGIVQRFERKLQGAVGDVFARVFGGGVVPAEVEAALQQEASDLVRPLDGGHYLAPNSYVITINSSDHDELAGDRELTVKAFSRHLDDYIRDQGWQTYGDVVVRFEPSPTLHTGQFRASGSVDPDVGRSATAARNPSAQHGASAEQNVSAQQNVSAQQNVSAQQNVSAKPARSPVPSATQRPSAPPMSIPGAGHMTQNPGYDPQRDPADGHRPDPRARNGYAGGQDPRYAAREQNGYDAQAYAPADYDPRYDQQQPYNGQGYDEQQYAEQGQAYSAAGGQDQGYDPHAYGNANGQDQGYDAQGYNSQGYDAQGYNAQGYDAQGYQYNGADGGAYSESPYQEQAYSDPAGQYAEPQAAGYQQPGYQQPAYDYPPAPAAYGRGYPQGAADRNDGYGYDQPAAYAGQAQALAATLQLEDGSGRYFQLRDGQNIIGRGQDAQFRLPDTGVSRRHIEIRWDGRVAMLSDLGSTNGTTVNGAPVQDWQLADGDVIRAGHSEILVRIV; from the coding sequence ATGGGCATCGTTCAACGTTTCGAGCGCAAGCTCCAGGGCGCTGTCGGCGACGTCTTCGCCCGCGTGTTCGGCGGTGGCGTCGTACCGGCCGAGGTGGAAGCGGCGCTCCAACAAGAAGCGTCGGATCTGGTTCGGCCCCTCGACGGCGGCCATTACCTGGCACCGAACAGCTACGTGATCACCATCAACAGCTCGGACCACGACGAGCTCGCAGGCGATCGAGAACTCACGGTCAAGGCATTTTCCCGCCACCTCGACGATTACATCCGCGATCAGGGGTGGCAGACCTACGGTGACGTGGTGGTTCGCTTCGAGCCGTCGCCCACTCTGCACACCGGTCAGTTCCGGGCCAGTGGCTCGGTCGACCCCGATGTGGGACGATCGGCGACTGCTGCACGAAACCCGTCTGCGCAGCACGGCGCGTCGGCCGAGCAGAACGTATCGGCCCAGCAGAACGTATCGGCCCAGCAGAACGTATCGGCCCAGCAGAACGTATCGGCCAAGCCGGCACGAAGTCCCGTCCCTTCAGCTACGCAGCGACCGTCTGCCCCACCGATGTCGATACCAGGAGCCGGCCACATGACGCAGAACCCAGGCTACGACCCGCAGCGCGACCCCGCGGACGGTCATCGTCCCGATCCGCGCGCTCGCAACGGTTACGCCGGTGGCCAAGATCCCCGCTACGCCGCGCGTGAGCAGAACGGCTACGACGCCCAGGCCTACGCGCCTGCCGATTACGATCCGCGCTACGACCAGCAGCAGCCGTACAACGGTCAGGGCTACGACGAGCAGCAGTACGCCGAGCAGGGTCAGGCATACAGCGCGGCGGGCGGCCAGGACCAGGGTTACGACCCGCACGCCTACGGCAATGCCAACGGTCAGGACCAGGGCTACGACGCCCAGGGCTACAACTCGCAAGGCTATGACGCACAGGGGTACAACGCGCAGGGCTACGACGCCCAGGGCTACCAGTACAACGGTGCCGACGGCGGCGCCTACTCCGAGTCCCCGTACCAGGAGCAGGCCTACAGCGACCCGGCCGGGCAGTACGCCGAGCCCCAGGCCGCCGGGTATCAGCAGCCCGGCTACCAGCAGCCTGCATACGACTACCCACCTGCCCCGGCTGCCTACGGTCGCGGCTACCCGCAAGGCGCGGCCGATCGTAACGACGGGTACGGCTACGACCAGCCCGCCGCGTACGCCGGTCAGGCTCAGGCGCTCGCAGCGACACTGCAGCTCGAGGACGGCAGCGGCCGTTACTTCCAGCTCCGTGACGGTCAGAACATCATCGGCCGCGGCCAGGACGCGCAGTTCCGGCTGCCCGATACCGGTGTCTCGCGGCGGCACATCGAGATTCGCTGGGACGGCCGAGTGGCCATGCTCTCCGACCTCGGCTCCACCAACGGCACCACCGTCAACGGTGCCCCGGTTCAGGACTGGCAGCTGGCCGACGGTGACGTCATCAGGGCCGGACATTCCGAAATTCTGGTCCGGATCGTCTGA
- the gltB gene encoding glutamate synthase large subunit encodes MKHTPGPQGLYDPVNEHDSCGVAFVVDMHGRRSRDIVEKAITALVNLEHRGAAGSEPNTGDGAGILIQVPDAFFRAVVDFELPAPGAYATGVAFLPQGRSDAARACEGVERIVESEGLTVLGWREVPTDDSSLGALARDAMPTFRQLFLAAPDASVTDLDLERRAFVIRKRVEHELGEEGAGKDGPGRETVYFPSLSSQTFVYKGMLTTPQLKGFYLDLQDERVESALGLVHSRFSTNTFPSWPLAHPFRRVAHNGEINTATGNENWMRAREALITSDVFGGSEALEKIFPVVTHGASDTARFDEVLELLHLGGRSLPHAVLMMIPEAWERHESMDPARRAFYKYHSSLMEPWDGPASVCFTDGTVIGAVLDRNGLRPSRLWVTDDGLVVMASEVGVLDIDPSKVVRKVRLQPGRMFLVDTAQGRIVSDDEIKDELAAEHPYQQWLDEGLTSIDDLPERPHVHMPHDRVLIRQQIFGYTTEELNVLVSPMAKSGAEAIGSMGTDTPIAVLSARPRMLFDYFSQLFAQVTNPPLDAIREEIVTSLGGTIGPEGDLLNPDAESCKQIVLPQPILHNDDLAKLVHINDEGTQEELRSVVVRGLYPVAEGGEGLRKSLEAIRAQVSAAISGGARIIVLSDRESSEKLAPIPSLLLTSAVHHHLVREKTRTKVGLIIEAGDAREVHHMALLIGFGAAAVNPYMAFESIEDMIERGALTGIEFDKAVGNYIKAAGKGVLKVMSKMGISTLASYTGAQLFQVIGLSQELVDEYFTGLNSHLGGIDLDQVADDVAARHAVAYLDNRQERAHRELETGGEYQWRREGEYHLFNPDTVFKLQHSTRTGQYDVFKEYTKMVDDQSERLASLRGLFRFKTEERQAISIDEVEPASEIVKRFSTGAMSYGSISAEAHETLAIAMNRLGGRSNSGEGGEDVSRFTPDENGDWRRSAVKQVASGRFGVTSHYLTNCTDIQIKMAQGAKPGEGGQLPAHKVYPWVAEVRHSTPGVGLISPPPHHDIYSIEDLAQLIHDLKNANPQARIHVKLVSEVGVGTVAAGVSKAHADVVLISGHDGGTGATPLTSVKHAGGPWELGLAETQQTLLLNGLRDRIVVQVDGQLKTGRDVMVAALLGGEEFGFATAPLVVSGCIMMRVCHLDTCPVGVATQNPLLRKRFAGKPEFVENFFMFIAEEVRELMAELGFRTLDEAVGQVGLLDTTAAKEHWKASKLDLSPILEEVESAFMNQNLYNTGVQDHGLDKALDQQLIAASRNALDKGEKVVFESKITNVNRTVGTMLGHEVTKAYGGVGLPDDTIDITFTGSAGNSFGAFVPSGMTLRLQGDANDFVGKGLSGGHLVLRPSLSAPKGFVAEDNIIGGNVFLFGATSGEALIRGVVGERFAVRNSGAEAVVEGVGDHGCEYMTGGKVVILGTTGRNFGAGMSGGVAFIFDPNKTFEANLNTELVDIDELEGDEFTWLKDIVTRHQEQTGSEVAERILADWSQQVNHFVKVMPRDYKKVLLAISEAEKNGADVDEAIMEAARG; translated from the coding sequence ATGAAGCACACTCCGGGCCCGCAAGGCCTCTACGATCCCGTCAACGAGCACGACTCCTGTGGTGTCGCGTTCGTGGTGGACATGCACGGTCGCCGCAGTCGCGACATCGTCGAGAAGGCGATCACCGCACTGGTCAACCTCGAGCACCGCGGTGCCGCCGGCTCCGAACCGAACACCGGTGACGGTGCAGGCATTCTGATCCAGGTTCCGGACGCGTTCTTCCGCGCCGTCGTAGATTTCGAGCTCCCCGCTCCCGGTGCCTACGCAACCGGTGTCGCATTTCTGCCGCAGGGCCGCAGCGACGCGGCACGTGCCTGCGAGGGTGTCGAGCGCATCGTCGAGAGCGAGGGCCTGACGGTTCTCGGCTGGCGTGAGGTTCCCACCGACGACTCGTCGCTCGGAGCGCTCGCGCGCGACGCGATGCCGACCTTCCGTCAGCTGTTCCTCGCCGCTCCCGACGCATCGGTCACCGATCTCGACCTGGAGCGTCGTGCGTTCGTCATCCGCAAGCGCGTCGAGCACGAGCTGGGCGAAGAGGGTGCGGGCAAGGACGGCCCCGGTCGCGAGACCGTGTACTTCCCGTCGCTGTCCTCGCAGACCTTCGTCTACAAGGGCATGCTGACAACTCCTCAGCTCAAGGGCTTCTACCTCGACCTGCAGGACGAGCGCGTGGAAAGTGCACTCGGGCTTGTGCATTCGCGCTTCTCGACCAACACGTTCCCGTCGTGGCCGCTGGCGCATCCGTTCCGGCGCGTCGCGCACAACGGCGAGATCAACACCGCCACCGGCAACGAGAACTGGATGCGTGCCCGCGAGGCGCTCATCACCTCCGACGTGTTCGGTGGCTCCGAGGCGCTCGAGAAGATCTTCCCCGTGGTCACCCACGGAGCAAGCGACACAGCACGTTTCGACGAGGTGCTCGAGCTGTTGCATCTCGGTGGACGAAGCCTGCCGCACGCCGTACTCATGATGATCCCCGAGGCATGGGAGCGGCACGAGTCCATGGACCCCGCGCGTCGGGCGTTCTACAAGTACCACTCCTCGCTGATGGAGCCCTGGGACGGACCGGCATCGGTGTGCTTCACGGACGGCACCGTCATCGGAGCGGTCCTCGACCGCAACGGCCTGCGCCCGAGCCGGCTGTGGGTCACCGACGACGGCTTGGTCGTCATGGCGTCCGAGGTCGGCGTTCTCGACATCGACCCGTCCAAGGTCGTCCGCAAGGTTCGGCTGCAGCCGGGCCGGATGTTCCTGGTGGACACCGCACAGGGCCGCATCGTCTCCGACGACGAGATCAAGGACGAGCTCGCTGCCGAGCATCCGTACCAGCAGTGGCTCGACGAGGGTCTGACCTCGATCGACGATCTGCCCGAGCGCCCGCACGTGCACATGCCGCACGATCGCGTGCTCATCCGTCAGCAGATCTTCGGATACACCACCGAGGAACTGAACGTGCTCGTCTCGCCGATGGCGAAGTCCGGTGCCGAGGCCATCGGATCCATGGGTACCGATACCCCGATTGCCGTGCTGTCGGCTCGCCCGCGGATGTTGTTCGACTACTTCTCGCAGCTTTTCGCGCAGGTCACCAACCCGCCGCTCGATGCGATCCGCGAGGAGATCGTCACCAGCCTCGGCGGCACGATCGGCCCCGAGGGCGATCTGCTCAACCCGGATGCCGAGAGCTGCAAGCAGATCGTGCTGCCGCAGCCGATCCTGCACAACGACGATCTCGCCAAGCTCGTGCACATCAACGACGAAGGCACGCAGGAAGAACTTCGTTCGGTGGTCGTGCGCGGCCTCTACCCGGTTGCCGAGGGCGGCGAAGGTCTTCGAAAGTCGTTGGAGGCCATCCGAGCTCAGGTCTCCGCTGCCATCTCGGGCGGCGCACGGATCATCGTGCTCTCCGACCGTGAATCGAGCGAGAAGCTCGCTCCGATTCCGTCGTTGCTGCTGACCTCTGCGGTGCACCATCACCTGGTTCGGGAGAAGACCCGTACCAAGGTCGGTCTGATCATCGAGGCCGGTGACGCCCGCGAGGTCCATCACATGGCCCTGCTCATCGGTTTCGGTGCCGCAGCGGTCAATCCGTACATGGCGTTCGAGTCGATCGAGGACATGATCGAACGCGGCGCACTCACGGGCATCGAGTTCGACAAGGCCGTCGGCAACTACATCAAGGCCGCAGGCAAGGGCGTGCTGAAGGTGATGTCCAAGATGGGCATCTCGACCCTCGCGTCGTACACCGGAGCGCAGCTGTTCCAGGTCATCGGCCTCTCGCAGGAACTGGTCGACGAGTACTTCACCGGCCTCAACAGCCACCTCGGCGGCATCGATCTCGATCAGGTGGCCGACGACGTCGCAGCGCGACATGCGGTTGCCTACCTCGACAACCGTCAGGAACGCGCGCACCGTGAGCTCGAGACGGGCGGCGAGTACCAGTGGCGCCGCGAGGGGGAGTACCACCTCTTCAACCCCGACACCGTGTTCAAGCTGCAGCACTCCACCCGCACCGGTCAGTACGACGTCTTCAAGGAATACACGAAGATGGTCGACGACCAGTCCGAGCGCCTCGCGTCGTTGCGCGGTCTGTTCCGTTTCAAGACCGAAGAGCGACAGGCCATTTCGATCGACGAGGTCGAGCCGGCCAGCGAGATCGTCAAGCGTTTCTCCACGGGTGCGATGAGCTACGGCTCCATCTCGGCCGAGGCGCACGAGACCCTCGCCATCGCGATGAACCGTCTCGGTGGACGCTCGAACTCGGGTGAAGGCGGCGAGGATGTCTCGCGGTTCACCCCCGACGAGAACGGGGACTGGCGACGGTCGGCCGTCAAGCAGGTCGCGTCGGGACGCTTCGGTGTCACCTCGCACTACCTGACCAACTGCACCGACATCCAGATCAAGATGGCGCAGGGAGCCAAGCCCGGTGAGGGCGGCCAGCTTCCGGCGCACAAGGTGTACCCGTGGGTCGCCGAGGTTCGGCATTCGACGCCAGGCGTCGGTCTGATCTCGCCGCCGCCGCACCACGACATCTACTCGATCGAGGATCTCGCGCAGCTGATCCACGACCTGAAGAACGCCAACCCACAGGCCCGCATCCACGTGAAGCTGGTCTCCGAGGTGGGCGTCGGAACGGTCGCGGCCGGTGTGTCGAAGGCGCACGCTGACGTGGTGCTCATCTCGGGCCACGACGGCGGCACCGGCGCAACGCCGCTGACGTCGGTCAAGCACGCAGGTGGACCGTGGGAGCTCGGCCTGGCCGAGACCCAGCAGACGTTGCTGCTCAACGGTCTTCGTGACCGCATCGTCGTACAGGTCGACGGCCAGCTCAAGACCGGCCGCGACGTGATGGTCGCCGCGCTGCTCGGCGGCGAGGAGTTCGGCTTCGCCACCGCTCCGCTCGTCGTCTCGGGCTGCATCATGATGCGTGTCTGCCACCTCGACACCTGCCCCGTCGGCGTTGCTACGCAGAACCCGTTGCTGCGCAAGCGTTTCGCGGGCAAGCCCGAGTTCGTCGAGAACTTCTTCATGTTCATCGCCGAGGAGGTTCGCGAGCTCATGGCCGAGCTCGGGTTCCGCACACTCGACGAGGCCGTCGGACAGGTCGGTCTGCTCGACACCACCGCTGCCAAGGAGCACTGGAAGGCGTCGAAGCTGGATCTGTCGCCGATTCTCGAAGAGGTCGAATCTGCCTTCATGAACCAGAACCTCTACAACACCGGGGTTCAGGATCACGGCCTCGACAAGGCTCTGGATCAGCAGCTCATCGCGGCCAGCCGCAACGCATTGGACAAGGGCGAGAAGGTCGTCTTCGAATCCAAGATCACCAACGTCAACCGCACCGTCGGAACGATGCTCGGACACGAGGTCACCAAGGCGTACGGCGGCGTCGGGCTCCCGGACGACACCATCGACATCACGTTCACCGGCTCGGCCGGCAACAGTTTCGGTGCGTTCGTTCCGTCCGGAATGACGCTCCGGCTGCAGGGTGATGCCAACGACTTCGTCGGCAAGGGACTGTCCGGTGGACATCTCGTGCTGCGGCCGTCGTTGAGTGCTCCCAAGGGATTCGTCGCCGAGGACAACATCATCGGCGGCAACGTCTTCCTGTTCGGTGCCACCAGCGGCGAGGCTCTCATCCGGGGTGTCGTCGGCGAGCGTTTCGCCGTACGTAACTCCGGCGCGGAGGCCGTCGTCGAAGGCGTCGGCGACCACGGGTGCGAGTACATGACCGGCGGCAAGGTGGTCATCCTCGGCACGACGGGCCGTAACTTCGGTGCCGGTATGTCCGGCGGCGTCGCGTTCATCTTCGATCCGAACAAGACGTTCGAGGCCAACCTCAACACCGAGCTGGTCGACATCGACGAGCTCGAGGGCGACGAATTCACCTGGTTGAAGGACATCGTCACCCGTCACCAGGAGCAGACCGGCTCCGAGGTGGCCGAGCGGATCCTCGCGGACTGGTCACAGCAGGTGAACCATTTCGTGAAGGTCATGCCTCGCGACTACAAGAAGGTACTGCTGGCCATCTCCGAAGCCGAGAAGAACGGCGCGGACGTGGACGAAGCGATCATGGAGGCAGCTCGTGGGTGA
- a CDS encoding glutamate synthase subunit beta: MGDPQGFLKNTVREVPKRRPVDLRLMDWKEVYEDFSKDTLRTQASRCMDCGIPFCHNGCPLGNLIPEWNDLVFKDRWRDSIDRLHATNNFPEFTGRLCPAPCEASCVLGINQDPVTIKQVEVEIIDKAFEEGWVTPVYPTHLTGKTVAVVGSGPAGLAAAQQLTRAGHTVTVFERADRIGGLLRYGIPEFKMEKRHIDRRLAQMEAEGTVFRTGVDVGVDISADELREQFDAVVLSGGATAWRDLPIEGRELDGIYQAMEFLPHANRVQQGDFAAPPVSAEGKKVVIIGGGDTGADCLGTSHRQGAESVHQFEIMARPPEERATSTPWPTYPLMYRVASAHEEGGERVFSVNTERFVGEDGKVTALEACEVEFKAGKFEKVEGSEFTLEADLVLLAMGFVGPEKGGLLTDLGVDFNQRGNVERTNEWVTNVPGVFVAGDMGRGQSLIVWAIAEGRSCAAAVDTFLQGATALPSPIVPTQAPQR; encoded by the coding sequence GTGGGTGACCCACAGGGATTTTTGAAGAACACGGTTCGCGAAGTACCCAAGCGGCGGCCCGTCGATCTGCGCCTGATGGACTGGAAAGAGGTCTACGAGGACTTCTCGAAGGACACTCTGCGTACCCAGGCCAGCCGGTGCATGGATTGTGGTATTCCGTTCTGCCACAACGGTTGTCCTCTCGGGAACCTGATTCCCGAGTGGAACGACCTGGTGTTCAAGGATCGCTGGCGCGACAGCATCGATCGACTGCACGCCACCAACAACTTCCCGGAATTCACCGGGCGGTTGTGCCCGGCTCCGTGCGAGGCGTCGTGTGTCTTGGGCATCAACCAGGATCCGGTCACCATCAAGCAGGTCGAGGTCGAGATCATCGACAAGGCCTTCGAAGAGGGCTGGGTCACGCCGGTCTACCCGACGCACCTGACCGGTAAGACCGTTGCCGTCGTCGGGTCCGGACCCGCGGGACTTGCTGCAGCGCAGCAGCTCACCCGCGCCGGCCACACCGTCACGGTGTTCGAGCGGGCCGACCGCATCGGAGGACTGCTGCGCTACGGCATTCCCGAGTTCAAGATGGAGAAGCGCCACATCGATCGACGGCTCGCGCAGATGGAGGCCGAGGGCACCGTCTTCCGTACCGGTGTCGATGTGGGCGTCGACATCTCGGCCGACGAACTGCGCGAGCAGTTCGATGCCGTGGTCCTCTCCGGCGGCGCCACCGCATGGCGCGACCTGCCCATCGAGGGCCGCGAGCTCGACGGCATCTACCAGGCCATGGAGTTCCTGCCGCACGCCAACCGCGTCCAGCAGGGCGACTTCGCCGCGCCGCCGGTGAGCGCCGAGGGCAAGAAGGTCGTCATCATCGGCGGCGGCGACACCGGGGCCGACTGCCTCGGGACCTCGCACCGTCAGGGCGCAGAAAGCGTCCACCAGTTCGAGATCATGGCCCGCCCGCCCGAGGAGCGTGCGACGTCCACCCCGTGGCCGACGTACCCACTGATGTACCGGGTGGCCTCGGCTCACGAAGAGGGTGGCGAACGCGTCTTCTCCGTCAACACCGAGCGTTTCGTCGGCGAGGACGGCAAGGTCACCGCACTCGAGGCCTGTGAGGTCGAGTTCAAGGCAGGCAAATTCGAGAAGGTCGAGGGCAGTGAATTCACCCTCGAGGCCGATCTGGTTCTGCTCGCCATGGGATTCGTCGGACCGGAGAAGGGCGGCCTGCTGACCGACCTGGGTGTCGACTTCAACCAGCGCGGCAACGTCGAGCGCACCAACGAGTGGGTCACCAACGTCCCCGGCGTGTTCGTCGCCGGCGACATGGGCCGCGGCCAGTCGCTCATCGTGTGGGCCATCGCCGAGGGCCGGTCCTGCGCGGCCGCCGTCGACACCTTCCTGCAGGGAGCAACGGCACTGCCGTCGCCGATCGTGCCCACCCAGGCACCGCAGCGGTAG